A section of the Desulfomicrobium escambiense DSM 10707 genome encodes:
- a CDS encoding methyl-accepting chemotaxis protein has protein sequence MNIFSRSLGAKILGITFAVLILTFGSLFTATFFMQRASTLHEVEVNAARISEMLSMAIREPMAIGDNAGTTGKFAEVGQRYEDIEIHLTNFKGNVTYSTSDQFLRKEVTDFVKSAELTTMLEDCLRKDCMSQSITEIDGKPAFLEIKSIPNEESCHHCHGSNQPVLGVMVMTQDISPQMNAMLSNQSKVGGIMAAGLVVLLGSLSFFLRRAVLVPIRDVAEATEKISNGDLTVHVDTRSRDQIGQLAQSVNSMTDHMRSMMQEIISGVGTLAVASGQLKSVSETVADVAADNQTRSDAVAAASEEMSTNMRSVAAATEQASVNISTVAAASEEMSATIDEISRSTARAKEITAVAVSTAEATSADVDHLGAMAREIHSVTQTITAISSQTNLLALNATIEAARAGEAGRGFAVVANEIKELANQTASATDEIRGKISGIQGATDQTVTRINEITKVITDIDAIVTTIAAAVEEQSVTTRDIAQNIGQASQGLDEVNHNVSQTSGVAGEITSQIAEVSSSATDMTRNGVTVREHAEELRALSEQLKGLVDMFRIR, from the coding sequence ATGAACATATTCAGCAGATCCCTGGGCGCCAAGATCCTCGGCATCACCTTTGCGGTGCTCATCCTGACTTTTGGCTCGCTGTTCACGGCAACCTTTTTCATGCAGCGGGCCAGCACCCTGCATGAGGTCGAGGTCAACGCCGCCCGCATTTCGGAGATGCTCTCCATGGCCATCCGTGAACCCATGGCCATCGGCGACAACGCCGGCACCACAGGCAAGTTTGCGGAAGTGGGGCAGCGCTATGAAGACATCGAAATCCACCTGACCAATTTCAAGGGCAACGTAACCTACTCCACCTCGGACCAGTTCCTGCGCAAGGAGGTCACGGACTTCGTCAAGAGCGCGGAACTGACCACCATGCTCGAAGACTGCCTGCGCAAGGACTGCATGAGCCAGTCCATCACCGAGATCGACGGCAAACCCGCCTTCCTTGAAATCAAGTCCATCCCCAACGAAGAGTCCTGCCATCATTGTCACGGGTCGAACCAGCCGGTGCTCGGGGTCATGGTCATGACCCAGGACATTTCGCCCCAGATGAACGCGATGCTGAGCAACCAGTCCAAGGTCGGCGGCATCATGGCCGCGGGCCTGGTCGTGCTCCTCGGCAGCCTGTCCTTTTTCCTCCGGCGGGCCGTCCTGGTGCCCATCCGTGACGTGGCCGAGGCCACGGAAAAGATCAGCAATGGGGATCTGACCGTGCACGTGGATACCAGAAGCCGGGACCAGATCGGCCAGTTGGCCCAGAGCGTCAACTCCATGACGGATCATATGCGGTCCATGATGCAGGAGATCATCTCCGGCGTGGGCACCCTGGCCGTGGCTTCGGGTCAGCTCAAATCGGTTTCCGAGACGGTGGCCGACGTGGCCGCGGACAACCAGACCCGTTCCGACGCCGTGGCCGCCGCGTCCGAGGAGATGAGCACGAACATGCGCTCCGTGGCCGCGGCCACCGAACAGGCGTCGGTCAACATCTCGACCGTGGCCGCCGCTTCCGAAGAAATGAGCGCGACCATCGACGAGATTTCGCGCAGCACCGCCAGGGCCAAGGAGATCACCGCGGTGGCCGTGAGCACGGCCGAAGCGACGTCGGCCGACGTCGACCACCTGGGCGCCATGGCCCGCGAGATCCACTCCGTGACCCAGACCATCACGGCCATCTCGTCCCAGACCAACCTCCTGGCCCTGAACGCGACCATTGAGGCCGCCAGGGCGGGCGAAGCCGGACGCGGGTTTGCCGTCGTGGCCAACGAGATCAAGGAACTGGCCAACCAGACCGCTTCGGCCACGGACGAGATCCGGGGCAAGATCAGCGGCATCCAGGGCGCCACCGACCAGACCGTGACGCGCATCAACGAGATCACCAAGGTCATCACCGACATCGACGCCATCGTCACGACCATCGCCGCGGCCGTGGAGGAGCAGTCCGTCACGACCCGCGACATCGCCCAGAACATCGGGCAGGCCTCCCAGGGCCTCGACGAGGTCAACCACAACGTGAGCCAGACGTCGGGCGTGGCCGGCGAGATAACCAGCCAGATCGCCGAAGTGAGTTCGTCCGCCACCGACATGACCCGCAACGGCGTCACGGTGCGGGAGCATGCCGAGGAGTTGCGCGCGCTTTCCGAACAGCTTAAAGGGCTCGTGGACATGTTCCGCATCCGGTAG
- the moaA gene encoding GTP 3',8-cyclase MoaA, producing MLIDSHGRKVSYLRLSITDRCNLRCLYCRPQSEWVFLPHEQILTFEEMFELVDVAKIAGVEKVRLTGGEPFARKGFIPFLARLHAKYPSLDLRITTNGTMLAGRVQELREAGVACLNISLDTLQRAKFEEITGVDAYGLVRAGIDACLAAGMRVKINVVALKGINDDELPEFVDFARDLGVDVRFIEFMPIGYQSRWSRDNYWPAKDIVAAVEELVPLDEVREASRNSGPAKMYRIAGGSGRIGVISAVSNHFCESCNRFRVTSDGKLRTCLFSDKEYDVRSILRDPQHSTQELLELFARANQEKPMGYRLLQDRQTNQVCDRAMTAIGG from the coding sequence ATGCTTATCGATTCCCACGGCCGCAAGGTGAGCTACCTGCGGCTGAGCATAACCGACCGTTGCAACCTGCGCTGCCTGTACTGCAGGCCCCAGAGCGAATGGGTATTCCTGCCCCATGAGCAGATTCTGACCTTCGAGGAGATGTTCGAGCTGGTGGACGTGGCCAAGATCGCCGGCGTCGAGAAGGTTCGTCTCACGGGCGGCGAGCCGTTCGCCCGCAAGGGCTTCATCCCCTTTCTGGCCCGCCTGCACGCCAAGTACCCGTCCCTTGACCTGCGCATCACCACCAACGGCACCATGCTGGCCGGGCGTGTGCAGGAGCTGCGGGAGGCCGGGGTGGCCTGTCTGAACATCTCTCTGGACACCCTGCAGCGCGCGAAGTTCGAGGAAATCACCGGCGTCGACGCGTATGGACTGGTCCGGGCGGGTATCGACGCCTGTCTTGCGGCCGGGATGCGGGTCAAGATCAACGTCGTGGCCCTGAAGGGCATCAACGACGACGAGTTGCCGGAATTCGTGGATTTTGCGCGTGATCTCGGCGTGGACGTGCGTTTCATCGAGTTCATGCCCATCGGCTACCAGTCGCGCTGGAGCCGCGACAACTACTGGCCGGCCAAGGACATCGTCGCGGCGGTGGAAGAGCTCGTGCCCCTGGACGAGGTGCGCGAGGCCTCGCGCAACAGCGGCCCGGCCAAGATGTACCGCATTGCCGGCGGGTCCGGGCGCATCGGCGTCATTTCGGCTGTCAGCAACCATTTCTGCGAGAGCTGCAACCGCTTCCGGGTCACCTCGGACGGCAAGCTGCGGACGTGCCTCTTTTCCGATAAGGAGTACGACGTGCGCTCCATCCTGCGAGACCCGCAGCACTCCACCCAGGAATTGCTCGAACTCTTCGCCAGGGCCAATCAGGAGAAGCCCATGGGCTACCGGCTGCTGCAGGACCGCCAGACCAACCAGGTCTGCGACCGGGCCATGACGGCCATCGGCGGCTAG
- the argF gene encoding ornithine carbamoyltransferase, which translates to MKHFLSILDLKATEAMDLVRRAKEMKDTDYRSTLLAGKTLAMIFEKASTRTRVSFDVGIRHLGGSTIFMTPADSQLGRSEPLADTARVLSRYVQGMVVRTFAQKNVEELARWGSIPVVNALTDLYHPCQVMSDMLTIFERTTNFKDLVVSWIGDGNNMAHSWINASIYFGFQLNLACPEGYMPRTEILERALKMGAKVYITDDPKAAIAGSHFVNTDVWASMGQEAEQKRREKAFAGYQVNEELLSLADPSAKVLHCLPAHRGEEVSEEVFEGPRSIVFDQAENRLHMQKAILEWIYS; encoded by the coding sequence ATGAAGCACTTTCTATCCATACTGGATCTCAAGGCCACGGAGGCCATGGACCTTGTCCGGCGGGCCAAGGAGATGAAGGACACGGACTACCGGTCCACGCTGCTGGCCGGCAAAACCCTGGCCATGATCTTCGAGAAGGCCTCCACGCGCACGCGCGTTTCTTTCGACGTCGGCATCCGCCACCTGGGCGGCAGCACCATCTTCATGACGCCGGCCGACTCCCAGCTGGGCCGTAGCGAACCCTTGGCCGACACGGCCCGGGTCCTGTCCCGCTACGTGCAGGGCATGGTCGTGCGCACCTTCGCCCAGAAAAATGTCGAGGAATTGGCCCGCTGGGGCTCCATTCCGGTGGTCAACGCTTTGACGGACCTCTACCACCCCTGTCAGGTCATGAGCGACATGCTGACCATCTTCGAGCGGACCACGAATTTCAAAGACCTCGTCGTGTCCTGGATCGGCGACGGCAACAACATGGCCCACTCCTGGATCAACGCCAGCATCTACTTCGGCTTCCAGCTGAACCTGGCCTGCCCCGAGGGCTACATGCCCAGGACCGAGATTCTGGAACGAGCCCTCAAGATGGGCGCCAAGGTCTACATCACCGACGACCCCAAGGCTGCCATCGCCGGGTCCCATTTCGTCAACACCGACGTCTGGGCGTCCATGGGCCAGGAAGCCGAGCAGAAGCGCCGCGAGAAGGCCTTTGCCGGGTATCAGGTCAACGAGGAGCTCCTGTCCCTGGCCGACCCGTCGGCCAAGGTGCTGCACTGCCTGCCCGCCCATCGCGGCGAGGAGGTCAGCGAGGAGGTCTTCGAGGGGCCCAGGTCCATCGTTTTCGACCAGGCCGAGAACCGTCTGCACATGCAGAAGGCCATCCTGGAATGGATTTACAGCTGA
- the ybeY gene encoding rRNA maturation RNase YbeY: MLHLEQCVPADPRFPLSGPELMEIFEGLAGCFGLDGWELSLRLVDDREMAELNGSFMGCLGPTNILSFPGGEGDWLGDLVLSVDTLARETRLYNQDPHEYTVRLLAHGLLHLMGHDHGPEMDDLTDLAVTAVRSDPEASVTRIFPSI; the protein is encoded by the coding sequence ATGCTGCATCTGGAGCAATGCGTCCCCGCGGACCCGCGCTTTCCCCTTTCGGGGCCGGAGCTCATGGAGATTTTCGAGGGCCTGGCCGGGTGCTTCGGCCTGGACGGGTGGGAACTCTCCCTGCGCCTGGTGGACGACCGGGAGATGGCCGAACTGAACGGTTCCTTCATGGGCTGCCTGGGGCCCACCAACATCCTGAGCTTCCCCGGCGGCGAGGGCGACTGGCTCGGGGACCTCGTCCTGTCCGTGGACACCCTGGCCCGCGAGACGCGCCTCTACAACCAGGACCCCCACGAATACACCGTCCGCCTGCTGGCCCACGGCCTGCTGCACCTCATGGGCCACGACCACGGCCCGGAGATGGACGATCTGACGGACCTGGCCGTGACCGCGGTCCGCTCCGACCCGGAAGCGTCCGTCACCCGCATCTTCCCCTCGATCTGA
- a CDS encoding YcaO-like family protein, translating to MTPTMRYRLAHQDSLLGVAYFTPEPAEPLPLEQCLDHVRRLPGDEFMRAHVRPLLAAMAPAKLRALFEAADETVRALVLETVLLTPGLGDLWPEMRPALDGLKGRTPQLFLASAALPDHDLHAGTSRLLAANIFEHAPLPAEPADDALDAAPDTPVADPTRIRASLDLPAPCPRRPAEATRALAEERLYGLGVLDGPEMRHHASLAPWGLLRRWRLDRATRCGAFDHRLQGLMTSYGRGLTMDDARVSLAMEIVERYSSFADIRDMRVSGSQDDGEIRVAPFGALGGEALDPNAMRLEVPYADQPLHWIAGRGRRGETRLVPLQAVYLFTNLDEVRLFSGLGSTGLASGNTPEEAKVSGLLEVIERDAEAVRVFDPARCFRVESRDDAVRELLERYREQGVDPVFQDLTTELGVPCYKCFVHLAEGGLVKATGASLSGRRAALSALTETPFPFPGGPASAEGPRDLPVRLLEDLPDHSTGSAAGDLALLEAILEDKGYEPVYVNLTKRELRLPVYRAIVPGLEIVSDFDRFTRVGPRLWRDVLRSRGRCG from the coding sequence GTGACCCCGACCATGCGCTACCGGCTCGCCCATCAGGACAGTCTCCTGGGGGTGGCCTACTTCACCCCCGAACCCGCCGAACCCCTGCCCCTTGAGCAATGTCTGGACCACGTCCGCAGGCTGCCCGGCGACGAGTTCATGCGCGCCCACGTCCGGCCGCTGCTGGCCGCCATGGCCCCGGCGAAACTGCGCGCCCTCTTCGAGGCCGCCGACGAGACGGTCCGCGCCCTGGTCCTCGAGACCGTGCTCCTGACCCCGGGGCTGGGGGACCTGTGGCCGGAAATGCGCCCCGCACTCGACGGACTCAAAGGCCGCACGCCCCAGCTCTTCCTGGCCAGCGCCGCCCTGCCCGACCATGACCTGCATGCGGGGACGAGCCGGCTTCTGGCCGCGAACATCTTCGAACACGCACCCCTGCCCGCCGAGCCGGCCGACGACGCATTAGACGCCGCGCCCGATACCCCGGTGGCGGACCCGACCCGCATCCGGGCATCCCTGGATCTGCCCGCCCCCTGCCCCAGGCGGCCCGCCGAGGCCACCCGCGCCCTGGCCGAGGAACGGCTCTACGGCCTGGGCGTCCTGGACGGGCCCGAGATGCGCCATCACGCCTCCCTGGCCCCATGGGGCCTGCTGCGCCGCTGGCGGCTGGACCGCGCCACGCGCTGCGGCGCCTTCGACCACCGCCTGCAGGGGCTCATGACCAGCTACGGACGCGGCCTGACCATGGACGACGCCCGCGTCTCCCTGGCCATGGAGATCGTCGAGCGCTACAGTTCCTTCGCCGACATCCGCGACATGCGCGTCTCGGGCAGCCAGGACGACGGAGAGATCCGGGTCGCGCCCTTCGGTGCCCTGGGCGGCGAGGCCCTGGACCCGAACGCCATGCGCCTGGAAGTCCCGTACGCGGACCAGCCCCTGCACTGGATCGCGGGCCGGGGCCGCCGCGGCGAGACCAGGCTCGTCCCGCTGCAGGCCGTGTACCTCTTCACCAACCTCGACGAAGTCCGCCTCTTCAGCGGACTGGGCTCCACGGGCCTGGCCTCGGGCAACACGCCCGAGGAGGCCAAGGTCAGCGGACTGCTGGAAGTCATCGAGCGCGACGCCGAGGCCGTCAGGGTCTTCGACCCGGCGCGCTGTTTCCGCGTGGAGAGCCGCGACGACGCAGTGCGGGAGCTTCTGGAACGATACCGGGAGCAGGGCGTCGACCCCGTCTTCCAGGATCTGACCACGGAACTGGGCGTGCCTTGCTACAAGTGCTTCGTGCATCTGGCCGAAGGCGGACTGGTCAAGGCTACTGGCGCGTCCCTTTCGGGCCGCCGCGCAGCCCTCTCGGCCCTGACCGAGACGCCCTTCCCCTTTCCCGGAGGCCCGGCTTCGGCCGAGGGCCCGCGCGACCTCCCGGTGCGCCTGCTCGAAGACCTGCCGGACCACTCGACGGGCTCGGCCGCAGGCGACCTGGCCCTGCTCGAGGCCATCCTGGAGGACAAGGGATACGAACCCGTCTACGTCAACCTGACGAAAAGGGAACTGCGGCTGCCCGTGTACCGGGCCATCGTGCCTGGTCTTGAGATCGTCTCGGACTTCGACCGCTTCACGCGCGTGGGCCCCCGCCTGTGGCGGGACGTGCTCAGATCGAGGGGAAGATGCGGGTGA
- a CDS encoding argininosuccinate synthase produces the protein MRKIEKVVLAYSGGLDTSAILKWIKKTYECEVVTMTADLGQGEELDGLEDKALNTGATKAYVVDLQEEFVADYVFPMFRANAVYEGGYLLGTSIARPLIAKKMVEIALAEGAQAVAHGATGKGNDQVRFELSTLALAPHLKTIAPWREWDLNSRTQLLEFCKENGIPVPVTKEKPYSCDRNLLHLSFEGGELEDPWSEPGPGTYLMSVDPEQAPDKAEVITLDFEKGNPVALNGQTLSPAKMLAALNELGGRHGIGRLDMVENRFVGMKSRGVYETPGGAILQRAHRDLEGVCMDRELLHLRDTLIPRYAEMVYNGYWFAPEREALQAFMDKAQETVTGTVRLKLYKGGVYPLGRKSPYSLYNPELATFEKDEVYNQADAAGFIKLHGLRLQARQPFLNKIKG, from the coding sequence ATGCGCAAGATCGAAAAAGTCGTGCTGGCCTATTCCGGCGGTCTCGACACCTCCGCCATCCTCAAGTGGATCAAGAAGACCTATGAGTGCGAGGTCGTCACCATGACCGCCGACCTGGGTCAGGGCGAGGAACTCGACGGCCTGGAGGACAAGGCCCTCAATACCGGCGCCACCAAAGCCTACGTGGTGGACCTGCAGGAGGAGTTCGTCGCCGACTACGTCTTCCCCATGTTCCGGGCCAACGCCGTCTACGAGGGCGGCTATCTCCTCGGCACGTCCATCGCGCGGCCCCTCATCGCCAAGAAGATGGTCGAGATCGCCCTGGCCGAAGGGGCCCAGGCCGTGGCCCACGGTGCCACGGGCAAGGGCAACGACCAGGTCCGCTTCGAGCTGTCCACCCTGGCCCTGGCCCCCCACCTGAAGACCATCGCCCCCTGGCGCGAGTGGGATCTCAATTCCCGCACGCAGCTTCTGGAATTCTGCAAGGAAAACGGCATCCCGGTGCCCGTGACCAAGGAGAAGCCGTATTCCTGCGACCGCAACCTCCTGCACCTGAGTTTCGAGGGTGGTGAACTGGAAGACCCGTGGTCCGAACCCGGCCCGGGCACCTACCTCATGAGCGTCGACCCCGAGCAGGCGCCCGACAAGGCCGAGGTCATCACGCTTGATTTCGAGAAGGGCAACCCCGTGGCCCTGAACGGCCAGACCCTGTCCCCGGCCAAGATGCTCGCCGCCCTGAACGAGCTGGGCGGACGCCACGGCATCGGCCGCCTGGATATGGTCGAGAACCGCTTCGTGGGCATGAAGTCCCGCGGCGTGTACGAGACCCCGGGCGGGGCCATCCTGCAGCGTGCCCACCGCGACCTGGAGGGCGTGTGCATGGACCGCGAGCTGCTGCACCTGCGCGACACCCTCATCCCGCGCTACGCCGAAATGGTTTACAACGGCTACTGGTTCGCGCCCGAGCGCGAGGCCCTGCAGGCCTTCATGGACAAGGCCCAGGAAACGGTCACCGGCACGGTGCGCCTCAAGCTCTACAAGGGCGGCGTGTACCCTCTTGGCCGCAAGTCCCCGTACTCACTCTACAACCCGGAGCTGGCCACCTTCGAGAAGGACGAGGTCTACAACCAGGCCGACGCGGCCGGCTTCATCAAGCTGCACGGCCTGCGCCTGCAGGCCCGCCAGCCGTTCCTGAACAAGATCAAGGGCTAG
- a CDS encoding PhoH family protein has product MERQDITFENPDFAREVFGPGNAHLETVAGITGVTVESRGSELSVFGDDHDMVHLVCRYFAQIYDLVRGGHQLFDRDIEQSLRIMLRDPSTPLKKYYQEALFTVSPRKTVCPKTVTQREYLHAMRELDLTLGIGPAGTGKTYLAVAVGVSLFLQKKVKRLVLTRPAVEAGEKLGFLPGDLVEKVNPYLRPLYDALNDMLDYARVQEMIAAGAIEIAPLAFMRGRTLNNAFVILDEAQNTSPEQMKMFLTRLGYGSRAVVTGDVTQIDLPAHVGSGLVQAVEVLEGVQGVAMIHFAEDDVIRHPLVGRIVRAYDRHRQAALAREGRG; this is encoded by the coding sequence ATGGAGAGACAGGACATAACCTTCGAGAATCCGGACTTCGCCCGCGAGGTCTTCGGGCCCGGCAACGCCCATCTCGAGACCGTGGCCGGGATCACGGGCGTGACCGTGGAGAGCCGCGGCAGCGAGCTTTCTGTTTTCGGCGACGACCATGACATGGTGCATCTGGTTTGCCGCTACTTCGCCCAGATCTATGACTTGGTCCGCGGCGGGCACCAGCTCTTCGACCGCGACATCGAGCAGAGCCTGCGCATCATGCTGCGCGACCCGTCCACGCCGCTCAAGAAATACTATCAGGAGGCCCTGTTCACGGTCTCCCCGCGCAAGACCGTCTGCCCCAAGACCGTGACCCAGCGCGAGTACCTGCACGCCATGCGCGAGCTGGACCTGACACTGGGCATCGGCCCGGCCGGCACGGGCAAGACCTACCTGGCCGTGGCCGTGGGCGTGTCCCTCTTCCTGCAGAAGAAGGTCAAGCGCCTGGTCCTGACGCGCCCGGCCGTGGAGGCCGGCGAGAAGCTCGGTTTCCTGCCCGGCGACCTGGTCGAGAAGGTCAACCCCTACCTGCGGCCCCTTTACGACGCCCTGAACGACATGCTCGACTACGCCCGGGTGCAGGAGATGATCGCGGCCGGGGCCATCGAGATCGCGCCCCTGGCCTTCATGCGCGGCCGGACGTTGAACAACGCCTTCGTCATCCTCGACGAGGCCCAGAACACCTCCCCCGAGCAGATGAAGATGTTCCTCACGCGGCTGGGCTACGGCTCGCGGGCCGTGGTCACGGGCGACGTAACCCAGATCGACCTGCCCGCACACGTGGGCTCGGGCCTGGTGCAGGCCGTGGAGGTCCTCGAGGGCGTCCAGGGCGTGGCCATGATCCACTTCGCCGAGGACGACGTCATTCGCCATCCCCTGGTCGGGCGCATCGTGCGCGCCTACGACCGGCACCGTCAGGCCGCGCTGGCCCGGGAGGGCAGGGGCTGA
- the argH gene encoding argininosuccinate lyase, whose amino-acid sequence MSTASKEKKLWGGRFSGDTAPLVERYTCSVGFDSRLCAQDIDGSKAHASMLAEQGIITPSDCEAIHQGLEQIRAEIKAGTFVWRQDLEDVHMNIEHRLTELVGTPGQKLHTGRSRNDQVALDFRLFVAACLDEWADNLKALVDTLVQRAKEHQGVLLPGCTHFQPAQPVSLAQHLLAYAQMFRRDHDRVRDALKRVRVSPLGAAALAGTTHPLDPAQVAETLGLGGTFANSMDAVSDRDFVLEAVFCGSLVMMHLSRLCEEIIIWANPQFGFVRLPDAYSTGSSIMPQKKNPDVAELMRGKTGRVYGDLVGLLTLMKGLPLAYNRDMQEDKEPFLDTHDTVSPSLAIMAGMLSELGFNAERMRRALKAGFLNATELADYLAAKGVPFRQAHHITGAAVAFAEERGIGLEDMNIEDLRRFSADIGEDVFTVLDYDNAVARRHVPGGTGPDSVGAQISELASWLSEKV is encoded by the coding sequence ATGAGCACGGCATCCAAGGAAAAGAAATTGTGGGGCGGCCGGTTCAGCGGGGACACCGCCCCCCTGGTCGAGCGCTACACGTGCTCCGTGGGCTTCGATTCGCGGCTGTGCGCCCAGGACATCGACGGCTCCAAGGCCCACGCTTCCATGCTGGCGGAGCAGGGCATCATCACCCCGTCCGACTGCGAGGCCATCCATCAGGGCCTTGAGCAGATCCGGGCCGAGATAAAGGCCGGGACCTTCGTCTGGCGGCAGGACCTCGAAGACGTGCACATGAACATCGAGCACCGCCTGACGGAGCTCGTCGGCACGCCGGGTCAGAAACTGCACACCGGGCGCTCACGCAACGACCAGGTTGCGCTCGATTTCCGGCTTTTCGTGGCCGCCTGCCTGGACGAATGGGCCGATAACCTGAAGGCGCTGGTCGACACCCTCGTCCAGCGGGCCAAAGAGCACCAGGGCGTTCTGCTGCCCGGCTGCACCCATTTCCAGCCGGCCCAGCCCGTCAGCCTGGCCCAGCACCTGCTGGCCTATGCCCAGATGTTCCGCCGCGACCACGACCGCGTCCGCGACGCACTGAAGCGCGTGCGAGTCTCCCCTCTTGGGGCCGCGGCCCTGGCCGGCACCACGCATCCCCTCGACCCGGCGCAGGTGGCCGAGACCCTGGGGCTTGGGGGCACCTTCGCCAACAGCATGGACGCCGTCTCGGACCGCGACTTCGTGCTGGAGGCCGTCTTCTGCGGGAGCCTCGTCATGATGCACCTCTCGCGGCTGTGCGAGGAGATCATCATCTGGGCCAACCCGCAGTTCGGCTTCGTGCGCCTGCCCGACGCCTACTCCACGGGCTCGTCCATCATGCCCCAGAAGAAGAACCCCGACGTGGCCGAACTCATGCGCGGCAAGACGGGCCGCGTCTACGGCGACCTCGTGGGCCTGCTGACCCTCATGAAGGGCCTGCCTCTGGCCTACAACCGCGACATGCAGGAGGACAAGGAACCCTTCCTCGACACCCACGACACGGTGTCGCCGTCCCTGGCCATCATGGCCGGCATGCTTTCGGAACTGGGCTTCAACGCAGAGCGCATGCGCCGGGCTCTCAAGGCCGGCTTCCTTAACGCCACGGAACTGGCCGACTACCTGGCGGCCAAGGGCGTGCCCTTCCGCCAGGCCCACCACATCACCGGCGCGGCCGTGGCCTTCGCCGAGGAACGCGGGATCGGTCTTGAGGACATGAACATCGAGGATCTGCGGCGTTTCTCGGCCGACATCGGCGAGGACGTCTTCACCGTGCTCGACTACGATAATGCCGTCGCCCGCCGGCACGTTCCCGGAGGCACCGGACCCGATTCTGTCGGCGCGCAGATTTCCGAACTCGCGTCCTGGCTGTCGGAGAAAGTCTAG
- a CDS encoding cytochrome c family protein, translating into MKAQIVRKVCHVVFLACMLCPVPALAENSYVGTAACKDCHEEQYDNFTKYAKKAHSDKSIKIMASDLTETELAQCYGCHTTGYGKPGGFVSYEKTPHVADAGCEVCHGPGRDHVESGGDTELIKGKLTMEDCQGCHNESRVKAFNFKPLLYGGAH; encoded by the coding sequence ATGAAGGCTCAGATCGTTCGCAAGGTGTGCCATGTCGTCTTCTTGGCGTGCATGTTGTGTCCTGTGCCGGCCTTGGCGGAGAATTCGTATGTAGGCACGGCGGCCTGCAAGGATTGTCACGAGGAACAGTACGACAACTTCACGAAATACGCCAAAAAAGCCCATTCGGACAAGTCCATCAAGATCATGGCGTCGGATTTGACGGAAACGGAGTTGGCCCAGTGTTACGGCTGCCATACTACTGGCTACGGCAAGCCCGGCGGGTTCGTCAGCTACGAGAAGACGCCGCATGTTGCGGACGCAGGGTGCGAAGTGTGCCACGGCCCCGGCCGGGACCATGTCGAGAGCGGAGGCGATACGGAGCTCATCAAGGGCAAGCTGACCATGGAAGACTGCCAGGGTTGCCACAACGAGAGCCGCGTCAAGGCCTTCAACTTCAAGCCCCTGCTGTACGGCGGGGCCCACTAG
- a CDS encoding ABC transporter substrate-binding protein, whose translation MKKAIMTVLCILAFVCQGHAATYSISVNQFVEHPSLDAVLKGFQDSLKAQGVNATYSVHNAQANMATANQIAAQIAGEKPDLVLAVATPSAQACAVATKKSPVLAVAPLLFTAITDPVGAGLVDDLQKPGKNITGVSDMLPVDKHMAMILRFFPNLKKLGVIYNAGEANSKTTVAMVQTEGAKAGFEVVGASVAKTSDVYQAAKSLVGKVDAIYLPTDNTVISALESVIKVCEQEKLPVFSADVDSVQRGTVAALAFDYYQHGYQTGLMAKRLLVDKADPGTTCVETQQELVLHLNQKAAAKMGVKVPEDVLKDADKIYK comes from the coding sequence ATGAAGAAAGCCATCATGACGGTCCTGTGCATCCTGGCCTTTGTCTGTCAGGGCCATGCCGCCACGTACTCCATTTCCGTGAATCAGTTCGTCGAACATCCATCCCTGGACGCCGTGCTCAAGGGCTTCCAGGACAGTCTGAAGGCCCAGGGCGTCAACGCGACGTACTCGGTGCACAACGCCCAGGCCAACATGGCCACGGCCAACCAGATCGCGGCCCAGATCGCCGGCGAGAAGCCGGACCTGGTTCTGGCCGTCGCCACTCCCTCGGCCCAGGCCTGCGCCGTGGCGACCAAGAAATCGCCCGTCCTGGCCGTGGCGCCGCTGCTCTTCACGGCCATCACGGACCCGGTCGGCGCGGGGCTGGTGGATGATCTCCAGAAGCCGGGCAAGAACATCACGGGCGTGTCGGACATGCTGCCCGTGGACAAGCACATGGCCATGATCCTGCGGTTTTTCCCGAACCTCAAGAAGCTCGGGGTGATCTACAACGCTGGCGAGGCCAATTCCAAGACCACCGTGGCTATGGTCCAGACCGAAGGTGCCAAGGCCGGCTTCGAGGTCGTCGGAGCCTCCGTGGCCAAGACCAGCGACGTCTACCAGGCAGCCAAGTCCCTGGTCGGCAAGGTCGACGCCATCTACCTGCCCACGGACAACACCGTCATCTCGGCCCTGGAATCCGTGATCAAGGTCTGTGAGCAGGAAAAGCTGCCCGTCTTCTCTGCCGACGTCGATTCCGTGCAGCGCGGCACCGTCGCAGCCCTGGCCTTCGACTACTACCAGCACGGCTATCAGACGGGCCTCATGGCCAAGCGCCTGCTGGTGGACAAGGCCGACCCCGGCACCACGTGCGTCGAGACCCAGCAGGAACTCGTTCTGCACCTCAACCAGAAGGCCGCTGCGAAGATGGGCGTGAAGGTGCCCGAGGACGTGCTGAAGGATGCCGACAAGATTTACAAATAA